Proteins co-encoded in one Medicago truncatula cultivar Jemalong A17 chromosome 8, MtrunA17r5.0-ANR, whole genome shotgun sequence genomic window:
- the LOC11407567 gene encoding probable caffeoyl-CoA O-methyltransferase At4g26220 — MQRKIMDKISASTNPVILQSEGLLKYILETSVYPREAETLKELRNATANHPLGFMGTSPDAGQLMALLLKLLNAKKTIEVGVFTGYSLLLTALSIPYNGKITAVDPDRKAYEIGLPFIKKAGVLHKIDYIESPALPVLDKLLDDPANEGTFDFAFVDADKNNYWNYHERLIKLVKISGIVAYDNTLWGGTVALPEMVVSETKREWRRCTLDFNEAISKDPRMELAFVSIGDGLTICRRIC; from the exons ATGCAGAGAAAAATAATGGACAAAATATCAGCTTCCACCAATCCAGTTATTTTGCAGAGTGAGGGCTTACTCAAG TATATACTAGAAACCAGCGTTTACCCACGAGAAGCAGAGACTCTCAAAGAGCTGAGAAATGCAACAGCAAATCATCCTCT TGGCTTCATGGGCACATCACCTGATGCGGGTCAGCTAATGGCTTTGCTCTTGAAACTTCTAAATGCTAAAAAGACAATTGAAGTAGGAGTTTTCACTGGATACTCTCTTCTACTCACAGCACTTAGCATTCCATATAATGGAAAG ATTACAGCCGTAGATCCAGACAGAAAAGCTTATGAGATAGGACTTCCATTCATAAAAAAGGCCGGTGTCTTACACAAGATTGACTACATAGAGTCTCCAGCTTTGCCGGTTCTTGATAAACTCTTAGATGAT CCGGCAAATGAAGGTACTTTTGACTTTGCCTTTGTTGATGCCGACAAAAATAACTACTGGAATTACCATGAGAGGCTTATCAAATTGGTCAAGATCAGCGGGATTGTTGCCTATGATAACACACTTTGGGGAGGAACTGTTGCCTTGCCGGAAATGGTAGTTTCAGAAACAAAGAGAGAATGGAGAAGATGTACACTTGATTTCAACGAAGCAATTTCAAAGGATCCTCGCATGGAACTTGCTTTTGTTTCAATAGGCGACGGACTCACTATCTGCAGGCGCATTTGCTGA